A window from Vibrio cortegadensis encodes these proteins:
- a CDS encoding HD domain-containing phosphohydrolase, protein MKQSVYNASLTLKLYVVAAFLFGIYGGRVCPMLETLSATEVMIHTSTVFTITFLIRHFLLNNHSLVKEMKFGQLDTTLFFFASLPFAAFYNLNNDFPLDSNLKVLFGMTLFGFFTGTILQLVAKIDQLDKTDEHQPNQFQLQGERQSIIRQMITLIVLLLVTLTAMLTMVAVKDIFWLEHNPARVLDGSGQISVIKEFIYISAILGGYAVAIMMLWTKLMKKVLLSQECSLLQVTQGKINTRLPVFAHDELGSMASLTNTMLDTLQLSQNEVKTTRDVAIVSLSALAESRDNETGAHILRTQEYVKALAEQLSLSPQHATLLTPNYIELLYKSAPLHDVGKVGIPDNVLLKPGKLTFDEFEIMKGHPQIGADALSIAEKQLGTSSFLRVAKEISLTHHEKWDGSGYPNQLGGEDIPLSGRLMALADVYDALISKRVYKPAFSHDKAKAIILEGSNTHFDPDVVEAFLAIEARFISIAAQYTDSADTPTDEQPMTDTKLEKPSLITT, encoded by the coding sequence ATGAAACAATCTGTCTACAATGCGTCTTTAACATTAAAACTATATGTTGTTGCCGCTTTTTTGTTTGGGATCTATGGCGGACGCGTTTGTCCTATGCTGGAAACATTAAGCGCCACAGAAGTAATGATTCATACAAGCACCGTTTTCACGATTACTTTTTTAATTCGTCACTTTCTACTGAACAATCATTCATTAGTAAAAGAGATGAAGTTTGGCCAACTGGATACCACACTATTTTTCTTCGCAAGCCTACCCTTTGCTGCGTTTTATAATCTCAATAATGACTTCCCATTAGACAGCAATTTAAAAGTGCTATTTGGCATGACACTGTTTGGATTCTTCACCGGAACAATACTGCAACTGGTCGCAAAAATAGATCAGCTAGATAAAACTGATGAACACCAACCGAACCAGTTCCAATTACAGGGAGAGCGTCAGTCCATCATTCGCCAAATGATTACTTTAATCGTATTACTGTTAGTCACCCTAACGGCTATGCTCACTATGGTTGCGGTTAAGGATATTTTCTGGCTTGAACACAACCCTGCACGGGTTTTGGATGGTTCAGGTCAGATCAGCGTGATCAAAGAGTTTATCTATATTTCGGCAATACTTGGTGGTTACGCCGTTGCCATCATGATGCTGTGGACCAAGTTGATGAAAAAAGTACTTTTAAGCCAAGAGTGCTCTTTACTGCAAGTCACCCAAGGTAAAATAAACACGCGCTTACCCGTATTTGCTCATGATGAACTAGGCTCAATGGCGTCACTAACTAATACCATGTTAGACACACTTCAACTTAGCCAAAATGAAGTAAAAACAACCAGAGACGTCGCAATCGTCAGCCTTTCCGCACTTGCAGAGTCACGAGATAATGAAACAGGGGCGCACATACTCCGCACACAAGAGTATGTTAAAGCTCTGGCTGAACAACTGAGTCTTTCTCCTCAGCACGCGACACTACTTACGCCGAATTATATCGAGCTACTGTACAAGTCAGCGCCACTGCATGACGTGGGTAAAGTGGGGATCCCTGATAATGTTCTACTCAAACCGGGTAAATTAACATTTGATGAGTTCGAGATAATGAAAGGACACCCACAGATCGGAGCGGATGCGCTTTCTATTGCAGAGAAGCAACTTGGCACCAGCTCATTTTTACGAGTGGCAAAAGAGATTTCGCTCACTCACCACGAAAAATGGGACGGAAGTGGTTATCCAAACCAGTTAGGTGGCGAAGATATCCCACTTTCAGGCCGTCTAATGGCGCTTGCTGATGTTTATGACGCTTTAATCTCAAAACGAGTCTACAAGCCCGCATTCAGCCACGATAAAGCCAAAGCCATTATTCTAGAGGGCTCTAATACCCATTTTGATCCTGATGTTGTTGAAGCATTTCTAGCGATTGAGGCTCGGTTTATCAGCATTGCTGCTCAGTACACAGATTCAGCGGATACCCCAACCGACGAACAACCAATGACGGATACTAAACTAGAGAAGCCAAGCCTGATAACAACTTAG
- a CDS encoding putative nucleotidyltransferase substrate binding domain-containing protein, with the protein MEAELLEIQNFLAQYPPFNELPEDVLTKVTQNVEISYYRQDTPIIHLGDHINDLYIVRSGVVEVYRRKGELYNRLDQGDLFGQMGLLTNNKVRFPVKAIEDTLVYCLSEEIFQELYDNHDSFADFVEVEDNARLRQANSESNDANDLTTSKVRTLLSREAPTIQKHQTIQQAAIMMAEENISSLLIIDPEIIQDDEDDNSPVIGIITDRDLCTRVLAEGLDPSDDVSTVMTTEVISLDHNAYVYEAMLTMLRYNVHHLPVLKDKKPIGIIEATDIVRYESQNSLLLVSSIFQQQSVEELVSLSEQVKDSFVRLVNEDANSHMVGTAMSVIGRSFKQRIIELAEETLGSAPIPYCFLALGSMGRDEQLIVTDQDNAIILDESYDDEKHNAYFEAFSKFICDGLDKCGYSYCTGDIMATNKMWRMTRSEWEACFADWIDDPNPKALLNASIFFDLDGIYGRLKWAEQLNSFIVRRARKNNRFLACLARNALNRTPPLGFFKDFVMEKDGRHNNSINLKRRGTAPLADLVRVHALAVGSRSQNSFERLDDIIDAGILPKGRAQDLKDAMEFIYMVRIRHQALDVENKIEPDNNIEPENLSDFERRNLKDAFQILSNAQNFLKFRYQASNSFK; encoded by the coding sequence ATGGAAGCTGAATTACTCGAAATACAAAATTTTCTGGCACAATATCCCCCATTCAACGAACTCCCAGAAGACGTCCTCACTAAAGTTACCCAAAACGTTGAAATATCCTATTATCGCCAAGATACGCCTATCATACATTTAGGCGATCATATTAATGACCTCTATATCGTTCGCAGCGGGGTCGTGGAAGTATATCGACGTAAAGGAGAGCTTTATAACCGCTTAGATCAAGGCGACTTGTTTGGGCAAATGGGCCTACTTACCAACAATAAAGTCCGTTTCCCAGTAAAAGCGATTGAAGACACCCTAGTATACTGCCTCTCTGAAGAGATATTCCAAGAACTGTATGACAACCACGATTCCTTTGCAGACTTTGTCGAAGTGGAAGATAACGCGCGTTTGAGACAGGCTAACTCAGAAAGTAATGATGCCAATGATCTGACAACATCCAAAGTGCGAACCTTGTTGAGCCGTGAAGCCCCAACAATTCAAAAGCATCAAACCATACAGCAAGCCGCAATAATGATGGCAGAAGAGAACATATCATCGCTACTGATTATCGACCCCGAAATCATTCAAGATGACGAAGATGATAACTCACCGGTTATTGGTATTATCACCGACCGGGATCTCTGCACTCGAGTGCTTGCTGAAGGCTTAGATCCAAGTGATGATGTGTCCACAGTGATGACCACCGAAGTTATATCTCTGGATCATAATGCCTATGTATACGAGGCAATGCTCACCATGCTTCGTTATAACGTGCACCATTTACCGGTTTTAAAAGACAAGAAACCGATTGGTATCATTGAAGCGACTGATATTGTCCGTTATGAATCCCAAAACTCTCTGTTACTCGTAAGCAGTATTTTCCAGCAACAAAGCGTTGAGGAGCTAGTATCACTCTCTGAGCAAGTGAAAGACAGCTTTGTCCGTTTAGTAAATGAGGATGCAAACTCTCACATGGTTGGGACTGCGATGTCAGTCATTGGCCGCAGCTTCAAACAGCGCATTATCGAACTGGCAGAAGAAACACTTGGCAGCGCCCCAATCCCCTATTGCTTTCTTGCTCTTGGCTCTATGGGACGAGATGAACAGCTTATCGTTACCGACCAAGATAACGCGATTATCCTTGATGAAAGCTATGACGATGAAAAACATAATGCCTACTTTGAGGCGTTCTCTAAATTCATCTGTGATGGTCTAGATAAATGTGGGTATAGCTATTGCACGGGCGATATCATGGCGACCAACAAAATGTGGCGCATGACTCGTTCTGAGTGGGAAGCATGTTTTGCCGATTGGATTGATGATCCAAACCCTAAAGCTCTGCTCAATGCCTCTATCTTTTTCGATCTAGATGGTATCTATGGGCGCTTAAAGTGGGCGGAACAACTCAATAGTTTTATTGTTCGTAGAGCAAGAAAAAACAACCGTTTCTTAGCATGTCTTGCGCGTAATGCTCTCAACCGCACGCCTCCTTTGGGCTTTTTCAAAGACTTCGTAATGGAAAAAGATGGCAGACATAATAACTCGATCAACTTAAAACGCCGTGGTACTGCACCACTTGCCGATCTTGTTCGTGTTCATGCTCTTGCGGTTGGCTCCCGTTCCCAAAACTCATTCGAGCGATTGGATGACATTATTGATGCTGGCATCCTTCCGAAAGGACGCGCTCAAGATTTGAAAGATGCAATGGAGTTCATCTACATGGTAAGGATTCGACATCAAGCGTTGGACGTTGAGAACAAAATTGAGCCCGATAACAATATCGAACCTGAAAACCTATCTGACTTTGAGCGCCGTAATCTAAAGGATGCTTTCCAAATTTTGAGTAATGCACAGAATTTCTTGAAATTCCGCTACCAAGCAAGCAACAGTTTCAAGTAG
- a CDS encoding porin family protein translates to MFRRVLLIGFVVSSFFSHAQERDSIYDTPTRYDYLYATVSSGSFDSDIGGNSNVTTWNLGGNGLVTEHWLVAVDYSARFVNLKSTDLRIDTLLAGGGYRFKLREDLDLVTVAQVGAIKAKETLESIDKTLYSESEFVYAGSLYLNYAFTEKTEGRLAAEFNRSDWIDENITRLEVNHYITSAIALGGFYTYRKANSHYSNEAGVSFRVLY, encoded by the coding sequence ATGTTTAGAAGAGTGCTATTAATCGGCTTTGTCGTTTCCTCATTCTTTAGCCATGCACAAGAGCGTGATTCAATTTATGATACGCCGACAAGATACGATTACCTCTACGCAACAGTGAGTTCAGGTAGCTTTGATAGCGACATTGGGGGGAACTCTAATGTAACAACATGGAACTTAGGTGGGAACGGACTTGTGACAGAGCATTGGCTTGTCGCGGTCGATTATTCGGCTCGATTTGTTAATCTTAAAAGTACGGATTTAAGAATTGATACTTTGCTTGCGGGCGGTGGTTATCGATTCAAATTGAGAGAAGATTTAGACCTTGTCACCGTGGCTCAGGTTGGGGCAATAAAAGCAAAAGAGACCTTGGAATCGATAGATAAGACGCTCTATTCTGAATCTGAATTTGTGTATGCCGGCTCACTCTATTTGAACTATGCGTTTACTGAAAAAACAGAAGGTAGACTGGCGGCCGAATTCAACCGTAGCGATTGGATTGACGAAAATATCACTCGGTTAGAAGTGAATCACTATATAACATCAGCCATTGCGCTTGGGGGATTTTATACATACCGCAAAGCGAATAGTCACTACAGCAATGAAGCGGGAGTTTCATTTAGAGTGCTATATTAA
- a CDS encoding amino acid aminotransferase, producing MFEKVAAAPADPILGLTEEFKKDTRPEKINLGVGIYKNESGETPVLKTVKKAEAALLEKEKTKSYLTIEGTAEYGLAVQKLLFGDDASIVSEKRAKTAQAPGGTGALRVAGEFIKRQLGSDVKIWISNPTWANHNGVFNAAGIQTAQYSYYDAESKNKDFSAMVADLEQASKGDIVLLHGCCHNPTGIDPTADEWEVLAKLVAEKELLPLFDFAYQGFSKGVEEDAAGLRTFAKYNDEILVASSFSKNFGLYNERVGAFTLVAKSSDVATTAFSQVKSIIRSIYSNPPAHGSAVVTHILGDQDLRAEWESEVTEMRDRIQEMRELFVSTLKAEGVDADFSFIERQNGMFSFSGLTKAQVTRLKDEFAIYIVGSGRISVAGMTKSNMGPLCKGIAAVL from the coding sequence ATGTTTGAAAAAGTTGCAGCAGCTCCCGCAGACCCTATTCTTGGACTTACTGAAGAGTTTAAAAAGGATACTCGCCCTGAAAAAATTAACCTAGGCGTTGGGATTTACAAAAATGAAAGTGGTGAGACGCCTGTTTTAAAAACGGTAAAAAAAGCAGAAGCAGCACTGCTAGAAAAAGAGAAGACTAAGTCATACCTCACCATTGAAGGGACAGCAGAATACGGACTTGCTGTACAAAAACTTCTTTTTGGCGATGATGCATCTATTGTGAGCGAGAAACGCGCAAAAACAGCGCAAGCCCCTGGTGGTACTGGTGCTCTACGCGTTGCTGGTGAGTTCATTAAGCGCCAATTGGGTAGCGACGTTAAGATCTGGATCAGTAACCCAACATGGGCGAACCACAATGGTGTATTTAACGCTGCAGGCATCCAAACTGCGCAATACTCGTACTATGATGCTGAATCCAAAAACAAAGATTTTTCTGCGATGGTTGCTGACCTTGAGCAAGCATCAAAAGGTGACATTGTATTGCTTCACGGCTGCTGTCATAACCCTACAGGCATTGACCCTACCGCTGATGAGTGGGAAGTCCTTGCAAAACTGGTTGCTGAAAAAGAGCTACTTCCACTGTTTGATTTCGCATACCAAGGCTTTTCAAAAGGCGTTGAAGAGGATGCTGCAGGTTTACGTACATTCGCAAAATACAATGACGAAATCCTTGTAGCAAGCTCATTTTCAAAGAACTTCGGTTTATACAATGAACGCGTTGGTGCATTCACTTTAGTCGCAAAATCATCGGATGTTGCTACGACTGCATTCTCTCAAGTAAAAAGCATCATCCGCTCGATTTACTCAAATCCACCCGCTCACGGTAGCGCAGTCGTGACTCATATTCTTGGTGACCAAGATCTTCGCGCAGAGTGGGAATCGGAAGTAACAGAGATGCGAGATCGTATTCAAGAGATGCGAGAGCTCTTTGTTTCGACACTTAAAGCAGAAGGTGTCGATGCCGATTTCAGCTTTATTGAACGTCAAAACGGTATGTTCTCTTTCTCAGGGCTGACAAAAGCACAAGTAACGCGTTTAAAAGATGAGTTCGCTATTTACATTGTTGGCTCTGGCCGTATCAGTGTTGCAGGCATGACAAAATCAAACATGGGTCCACTATGTAAAGGTATTGCTGCTGTACTTTAA